Genomic DNA from Podospora pseudoanserina strain CBS 124.78 chromosome 4, whole genome shotgun sequence:
GCAGGATTCAGGGGAatctggagatggagagtggAATGACGCCTTTGGGGCAGACCGCTGGCACCCTTTTAACAACAAGCCCATGTTCTCTAGGAATGGAGTGCGTGGCTGCGTCAAAAGGGCAAAGGCGTTGCTTTACAAGGATGAGGAGTATGTTGACCGAGTCAACATTGGTATTTTGGCTTGTGAATCCTTGTGATGAGTAAATAAACTAATGCGGGTAGGCGTTTGGAGGGCACAGATTTACAGCGGTTTCAAAAGATAGATGTTGATTTTCGATAGAAAAAAATTAGAATTCTCTTTGTCTTACTATCTATCTGCCCGGTGATATGGGTGTAGCGCTTTGGCGTTTCATTCGTCAAGACTGACGTTTATCTGCGGTCTCCTATCATATCGAACGCATCTATCCCGCAGTGAAATAACACCTAGCGCCCTAAGCGCGGAAAGCATTCTGCATACTGCCTCGCTGGATCCCTTGTTTTGCCTTGTCCGCGCGACCCCGAAGTTCGCAGATTTTGGAGCAAATCTGCCGATTCTCCTGTAAAGAATCAATCAACTTGTCTATCTGTGATATATCACTGCTTCCCTAGAGTTTGACAGCACAGAGAGGCACATGCCAGCGTCTGCTTAACTTTTCCAACGCCATGGCTGAAGTTGTAGAACTAGTGGTTGCCTCAAACTCTCTTGCCAAGACTTGTTCGACTGTTTGGAAACTTGTGGAGCTGATGGTTGAAATAGGCCGAGAGACCCCCGAGACGGTAGAAAGGGAGATCAGAAACTACGGCCTTATGTTGACGATATGTTTCACGGCTGTTGAATGTGCGCAAAACTCTCTCGAGGCGCGCTGGCCAAAGGAAAAGTCTTCTTGTACGCCCGCCATGAAGTACTTGAGGAAAAACAATGTCCTGCGCGACATCAGACGTCTCACTCGAGCGGTAAGACACAAGATTGATGATCTTGCGGGCAAGACCGCACAACTCCCAAGCAGTCTGCAGCTGATTAAAAATTTCAAATGGCATCTTCTCAAGTCGAATTTCACTGCCCTCTTGCCATTCATGGAAACCCTCAAGTTAGACCTGATATTGGCTCAGAATACCTTGGAGCTGGAGCCCCTCTTTGCAAGACTGGAATCCGGAAAGGAAGAATATGCACGGGCACCGAGGGGTGAAATGATGTTCATTGAGGAAGAAATGTATGTTCTTCCCACCCATCTATTTCTCACTGTCGGGCCGGTTACTAACGAAAAGGATATCCAACAGCAGAGAAATACAAGGTCATATGGCTCAGTTCGTTTTCATGATCCATGACCCTCAAGAGCATCCTGATATTACCCACTCAAGGAAGAGGCGGAGTGTCAGCCAGAATCAAGTCCTGGCTTTTTTAGCAGATTCCATGATTGCAAAGGGCATAGTGCCAGGGTCCCCGCCGCCAAGAGACTACAGAATTCCAAAGCAGCCAGTTCTAGATCCCGGGCGCCAGTCAGGGGACCGCGCCGACAGTACCTATAACCA
This window encodes:
- a CDS encoding hypothetical protein (antiSMASH:Cluster_2), with translation MAEVVELVVASNSLAKTCSTVWKLVELMVEIGRETPETVEREIRNYGLMLTICFTAVECAQNSLEARWPKEKSSCTPAMKYLRKNNVLRDIRRLTRAVRHKIDDLAGKTAQLPSSLQLIKNFKWHLLKSNFTALLPFMETLKLDLILAQNTLELEPLFARLESGKEEYARAPRGEMMFIEEEIQGTAPTVPITTSRIDTETWRYRHRHQSQHTAFIGSIDSTVIRANNTALVRAANTELNNLPNDITPEKRPILVQLLTIPYRISRNYIERRSSFHPYESASSAQKNSLSSTTITEGQHI